TCATTCAAAAATTGTACTTGATTGTGCtcgaaaagaaattaaaaatggacaaataattaaatttttgttgcaaataaaataatattgctCTAgccacaataataataataataataataataataaaagaacGTAAATTATTAGGacaagaaaaattaatgaaaaataaatgtagtAGAAAGAGGAGAATCGATAGCGGAACAAAGTGTAATTTTATCTTGATTAGAAAGATTAATACAGTGGTACACTCACCAGAATTAAATAAGTCTTTCCGTTTGAATATTTGTTTCTTCCCCGCCCCTACAAACACTCCTCTTGGCTTTTTCGGACGCACCTTGCGACTTTTCGTTTGAATTCCGTATAACTTTCCCTCCACTCTTTCTGTAAGCAATAAATTTACGAattatcatcataaaaaactAAAGCTCTAACGTTTCTCGATATTGCAAAATGGAAACTATTGACAAATTATTGGAACCAGGTGATTTAAAGATTTATGAAGTATTTAAAAAGTGCAAAATCAAATTTGAATGTTGAACGAATTCCGAAGCTGCAGTACAGACTTGTAAATTGCcatgataaaataattaaattcgaTTGCATTATTGCAACAATTTCATGGAAAGTTTTTCTTGGGCTACAAATTGACAGATTTGGCTACAATTACTTTTTTATATATGATTAACACTTACAGCTGCATCCACGTTGGCAGGACTTTCATCGTTTGGATCAGCCAGCATACTAATGACACTGATTAAAATTGTTTCGACCGTGTGGACTGGTAACCATCGTTCGGATGCTTTTTCATAGCCCCATTTATCATCACCAGGCTCGTGCAAAATGGATATGCAAACATCCCCGTTCTTCTCAACTGTAATCAGTAAAAacgttataataaaaattactcTAAAATCTTGaagatatttttcgaaatattgaaatcatTTAGGCATGAATATATTTAGGAGTGTGAAGAAAACAAAAGGGAAGACTATCTATTTCTAATATTTGCTTTTGctcttaaaaaattgtataaaaaatctGTACATGCATATTAAATTGATTTACTCGTCGAAATATCAATggtagaataaaaatgaaaaacttacTATTGGGATGCCAAATTTCTGTGATGAATTTCATTCTCGGTGGCCTGAGTGGATACTCTTTGGGAAATTGTAAATGTGCTTTAAAGAAACCTCcctcgctgaaaaaaaaaaaaaaaaaatatcgtccaCTCTGATTATGAGAATCTATCAATCGTTCGCATCGACTTTGAGGTTAATCCTTCTGATAAAATGTTCGTTAGATTGTTTCTGTAACTGAAAAGCTACAGTtttgaaaaaggattttttgttTACTCACTACAATGTGTCCGGAGGTCCAATAATAAGCACTTCCCAGCGATATATATCATTGTCGTCGATTAGACCAGCTGAAAACCCTTCAACTGggtttttattcaattctggGGATAAGATATAATATTTTAGGTACACGAATTGtattataacaaaaaatacatCATTAATTGTTTCGAACTTCTATTAAAGCCCTCTCTTGGAAActcatcaataaaataaaatgtaaaaattacataaattttatagaatttcACTCCATTGGATCTTATAAAAATGGATACTCATTGCGCCTTAAACtgatgatagaaaaaaattgtcttcaACAGTATATTTAACAGTTACCGCAGAAGTTTATTATAGATTAAGGGAGAAAGTGGTTCATAGTGAGAGGAGATTCATAACAAGATCTGGAAAATGGAATCTAAATGATGAACCAGTTTCTTTgttcctaaaaaaaaaattcgtctaGACGTTTCAAATAAGTAGGTTATGTACAGATGCGACATTTTGTTTcgtcatgaaaaatattccgtTTCTCTTGATagctgagaaaataaaaaatcaaaagtttgGGTGGAGCCAAGacaaaaatgtcgaattttcGGTGGTGCGCGCCTCGACTTGTGAAACtgtgaggataaaaaaaaaaaaaaagaacaggaAGATTGACCTTCGTGATTCGCGACGAGCCCGTCTCCCAAAGCGTGTATAGTAATTTGGCTCGTGTAATATTTTacattacttttttcatttcatattattttgtGAGGCTTTCGGGAGAGTGGAGtgaaaatttctataaataaaaTGGTTGCTCATTATTTTAGACTCGGGAGCTATATTATAAAGCCGGCGTGCTCGGGACAACGATCGTCGCGATGAATGTAAGGCGAGAgcaagagtgagaaagagaaattgggaagaaagagaaaatgataCAGTCCTCGAGGATTTCGGCCCCTAGTCATTgtaaggaatgaaaaaatttcacaactggtgaaaaaaaagagataaattgtGTTGAAAGACAAGAAGAAAGAGCACGAGAAAACGATGGCTGCGAGTTCTAGAGGTTAACGTTCAACCATGGTGGACGACCTCGTATTGATTTTCACACCACCGGGTTTTGGCAAACGACCCGCGTTATACGTCGATTtgcgaaaaagaaatagaaatttaTTTTGCGTTATCTCGCATTGCGTGAGTTTCAAATAAAACTATAAAAAAGAACcctcaacacttttttctctgtgcgatgcgaaaaaaatagagatacatttttcttcgaaacaaTTGATGGCAAAAACGTCGTGATATTACGGAGGATTTTATCATAAAGCGCATAAGCGAGGTCGTTCAGTTTCGGTTggcgaaaaatataagaaaaaaaatgggccCGGTTTTTCGTCATGACTTCCTTCGCACTCATACTTAACACACCCACACACGCACACTCACTCACGCACCAGAATCCCCAACCAATATACACAATACGTTCTTAACAATTCATTAAACCGTACCTGCTAATTGTTTTCTTAGTAGAAGCGCGGACTGTGGCTCTGACATTaataaaaagttttcgtttaaataagacctaaagttgaaaaaacaatcacTTTTGCGTTGACTTCGGGGAAAAGATGGCTTATAGGTACGGTCACGGAAGCAATGGACGCGCGTGCGCAACTGGCCTTAAACATATGTTCTTCCGTCTGTCGTCCAATACGCGGCGCTGCGCGCTGGCTGCGCGCTTCACGCTTCGACTCACTTTTCTATGCCCATCAGAACTCACTAGCGCCTCTGCAGGCATAtcactttacaaaatttttcgaattcgttACCTTTTCGAGATAATTGTTCATAATAAAGttgtcaaatattttcaatcattgGTGAGTAGTATCGTATTGGAATAGACAACAAGTTTTCTTAggtttttgattaatttttgataTCTCGACGCTCCTTGGAGCACGAGATACCGACATTGTTGTTgaacgaaaaacaattttcgagAATATATCTATAGAAGAGTTACCCCGCCCCTAGAATATACGGAATACTATGAGCCATCGCTCACTTGATATTCCTGAGATAACTGcgaaattttcattgcaaTTACGTATCTGGCGATTGTTTTATGTTGTTTTGGTACTTactcgaaatgttttttttaaggttgaatgtaaataaatatcaaGATGTTGGCTCAAAATTGTGTCTGAGGTTTTGATATCAGcataaatattaaataaaaactattttaAATCGCTTTCAAATAAATGCAGCAGTACGAACGCGACGACAGCGCTGCAATGGCGCAGGTTAGCGGAGTAAGCCaaagatcaatttttcatcttgtgcaattttattttctatgttttttatCGTGGATTCGATTCTTTCGGAAATGTTGAACTGCGAACGAAGATGTGGAAAGGAGACATTGTGATTGGTTGTCGTTATAATGGTCGTCAAAAAAGGTTCACAGACACAATCAAGCCGGTGTATGTTTTGGGTTTCGGAAAAGAcgatagaaaaatatgaacagGATCCAttagatcgagaaaaaaaacgagtcggAATAAGTGCGAGATAAGAGAGTACGCGGTACCTTGTTTTGTAAagtgaagtaaaaaaagagaagaggGAGGggtgagaaggaaaaaagagacaGAGAACAGAAGTATAGTGGGTGCATCGAATAAGCGGTGATATTTGTTGGGTACGGCGAGTTATTAGTGAAGCATTGAATAGTTTATTATATTTGcatgaagaaattaaaaagaactgaataaataaaaaaaattgagttacGAAATAACACTGGAAGAACGAAAGCGTGGAAAAAACGCATAACGAAGTTAAGCCTCAGGATTGTGTTTGTTTTCGATAGGGGGATGGGTGCGGAAAAGCGTCGTTTTAGTCGAAACGTTCGTCCAACGAAAAGAGTATAGTTGAAGCCAGTAGATGGCGCAAATGAGtgaagagagagcgagagagcgccGGGGCGCTTGAGCGAAAGAacgagcgagtgagagagagcgGGAGGGGGCAACAAACACGAGAAACGGCGGGGAAGTGGAGAAGAGTAAGGTTTTGCGGATCACCGTGGAGACGAGAGGCGGTAGTAGACAGTGACCCCTCGGTCGGGAGGGGTATCGCCGCACACAGAGCGACCTTGAAAACGTGTATAcgtaatttgaagaaaaataaataataataataacaataacgaaataaatattattaagacaaataaaaaacaaatatataaaGAAATATTCGACAATCCGTCATATAGACGCCATTTTATATGCCCGGTGGTGCTTTTCCATCGCGGTGAGAAATATATACTACACAAAAactaaggaaaaaaagaaactaacgTATACTAAACTGCATCGCGTATACTTCCGAGGTGTTTGATCTATTCCCAATTTCGAAAACAAAAGGAGAGATTAAATCGAACGGCCTCggtgtgttttttttaaaaaataaagtcgAGAATCGCGCTGATATCAAGCAAGAAAGCAAGACGGAACGTAAAGTGAGTGAGGCTGAGAAGATTGGGTGGAGAGAAGCGTCATTCTCgaagtatatatatatcttggTGCATTAGTGCGCGAGGAATTTCGGAGTATATCGAGAAGTGCTACGACGACCAGAAGAAAGTTGGCGACCCCTAACctcaaagaaagaaaaaaaccacGACCAGATATTTATACGAGTGGCTCAGTCGGGAACGTTGGTGGTTGTTCGACTCCTGAAAAAACaccaacaaaaaatatatatacgtatatgtatatatttgtatcagcgcatataaatatatgtatatgtgagTCCACATTTTCGCAAAGTATGCTCTGTCGCGAAGGAATTAACGGTATAAATACAAGGATTTAAAGTGCGTTGGACTTGGTTATGTGTTTTCGTGTCGATGGATTATTTACACTGAGACACGTGCGAGGATAGTAATCCTTAGAAAAGAAGTTCGGTGAAAAGattgttttgaaaatatgGAACGCTGAAACCGAATGAAATATCAAGtgtgattgattttttaaaaatcaagtGATACGAAGGTATATTCGAAGATTGAAACGAACGATCGGACGAACAAAGAGGATTAATTTTTAACTGTGCGAGAATCTCGGTGAAATAGTTTAAACGGTTGATGGATGATACTGGTAGGATGCTGCAACACGGTGGTTCAAGCGTTAGTCTAATGGGTGGACAGCAGGGTCAGGGAGCCCAGAATACCGGCGGTTACGGTAGCATGGGCCCCGCCGACGGTTCGGCGACCCAGGGTCCCGATCAAAGCGTCGAAGCAAGAAAACAAGACATCGGTGAAATTCTACAGCAGATTATGAATATCACGGATCAGAGCTTGGACGAAGCACAAGCGAGGTGAGCACgtgaaaaattgacaaattcaAATGACTCTCAGCGTTAGCTTTTACCGATTATTGCTCGTTTGTCAAATTCTTCAATTCAAGTCCGGAGAGGCTGTCAatccaaacatttttttcgaacttatGCGCCGTGTACCATTAACGTGAGAGTAATTTCGGGATCATTAATTGCCACTTTTGTTGAAAGTGTCgaattttcttcagttttttatcAAGAGATTTCATGGTTTTATGATTCATCAGAAAGTTTATTCAATCTTGGGAGTAAAAAAGCACAATTaaactaaaagaaaaattgctgtACAACAGTGCGTTTTTGATGATGTTGCGTTTGCAGTATCGCAGTATAAAAACATTGCTTTTTCAAATGCTATTCGAGTTTTTGACGGGACTATAACTAGTACACTTTTTAAGAGAATTTCgcgattataaaaattttttaaataattaacaGAATTTGAATTGCTTTCGAAAACTGTTAATACCGGTCATTTTTGCTATTATATTGTGCCACAAACTGCTCTTTATTTCCAAGAACTTTTATAATTAtaagaaataatatttgtCTGCGGAGATAGCGAATGAAGAGTATTTTGGAAATTTCAAACCATTAGCGATATTAATATTTCTAGTATTTGGTGATCAAATTGTAGCATAAAATTCAGTCATAATTCGGGTGAAGAGTTTCAAACGTTGACAGCCAATTTTTGTCTTTTAAATTTgaaggaaataaaattgaCGAATTTTTGGAACATTTTCTCGACACAATATAGTGTCTaaagcgaagaaaaatagaTGTTGAGACAAGTGTGTGAGcaatgatattaaaaaatatttaaaaataatcgaagACTTTAAGACAGTAGTAAGatagaaaaactaaaaaagtCTGGACGTCTGGCAGTCTTGAGGGAACATTGCACGATCTCAATTTTTATCTCTCCTTCTGTCTCGAAAGTTGTCGcgtctttcttcttctttaaatgaaaaatacatttatcgCGTGTAAATGTACTAAAAGGTGTTTAAGCAGTTTCGTAATCGATCTACCATTATAATAAATGTAAATCGTCGAATCGACAAAAATTCGTGATAAGACGATGACACAAGCGCGATAAATATTCTATTTTTCCACCTGTGTTTGCTCGGATCTCAGACACTCGGCGTTCtacattttcttcttcctttttattatttcacaaTAGTCAATGCTCATGAATCGTAAAGCCCGAAGAATTTAGCGAGTGCGTGCTCTATTTGTTCGCGTTCGACGCCAGCTCGGTTACTCAGGTGTAGAGGAAAGTCATGCGTGTATATAAATCGAGCGTCGTATCTGTTTGTCAACAGAAAACACACCCTCAATTGCCACAGAATGAAGGGGGCGCTGTTCTCCGTACTCTGCGAGATAAAGGAAAAAACCGGTGAGTCTTCTATTGATGTACTTGTTTACATTACGATCTTGCTTTTATCTCCTCACTCTTTCTTTTCACTGTGCATATGCGAGGCGAGCTGTTTTTATGACCCGCTGTCAAAAGAGCTTTCTCGGAATCGAGCCGTCGTTTGACGTGTATCGGGAATAATTCGGCTGTGATTAATTGCCAcggagaaatgaaaaacgttGTTGTATTTTGATGAAAGTGGGCTGGTGAACGAAAACGAAGCGaactttttccaatttttattactaaCCATGCGAATTATTCAACGAATGATGAAACAACGAGAATGATTTATTACAATTAAAGATTTGTTTTGTTCTCAGTGATCTTTAGCGAGTTGATAAAATTCAGGTGACAAACGTGCGAAAGCGATCGTCAACGACGAGTCCCCGATCGAGGGTGCTCCGCGGTACGATTATTCTCGAAAGCGTCGTAAGATTTTCACGAATCCTCATATTTTTCGTCCGGGGCCCTCGCTCCTCAGCCGCAACTCCGTACGTCCCATTTGGAACTCGTAAACATTATTTTAACGTCGTGTTTGAATTACTTTCAACGCGCAAGGATCGCGAGACCACGGAACGCGCAATTATTGCGCCCTGGCGACACCAGGGGAAACTGATACGTATATATTTCTTCGgctctttttccctctctcttctccTTGCTCCTGGACGAAGGGGGATGAGGAAAGGCTCTATGAACCTTCGTCTACGAGGGGTTTCGACTTTTAGGGTGTTCTTTCTCGACGCCTGCGGCAAGAGGATTTCCCTTCCCGCCGTTTCTCCCCTCCCCTCGACCGGCAGCCTCGGAGACGTCGAGTCCGGCGTTATTCCTCTTTATTTAGTCTCCAGTGCAAAATTTTTCTCCATCCGTGAacagagaggagaaaaaaatattttcgtcgcAATAATAATCTTTTAGCTTCACCCACTCtgcatttttcatctcgcATTCGTTTCGTCAACTTGAACTTTAAGTTGAGCATAGAAAAATCGTGCGAATTTAAAGCATCGGCGTACGCGCGAGGGCACGCGTTCTTGTCGAGCATATTCAAGGACAAAATCCGATGCACGGAGTCGACAAGAAATAGCAACAAACGAAAACacgagaaaataaacaaaatctcTCACTGAcgccggagagagagagagagagagaaagagacaaagCGAATAtgaagggagaagaaaaaaagaaaacaagccTTGAGAATGAGCTGCAAAGAAAAAGGGGGAAGGAAAGCCATTGTTGTCGAAatactcgaggaaaagaaatcTTCGCGCCGTTTCGGAATCGGTGATCCAGCGAAACGTGTTTAGAAATGCCTTCTAcaaagaaacttttttctctctctctctctctcttttttttttttttccttatttcttcactttttcaaaCGTATACACGGGCAGTCCGTTCGAGAGAAGCTGCTGACTCTCGATTCCTTCTCTGTTTCTCTGTCCTTCTcacgcacacgcgcacacgAGCTTGAGATCGCGCGTATTCAGCCCTCcgagcatattttttcttttacttttttttttcattctcttcatCACAGACTCGAGAAAACTCCTCGGGCTATTGCCTCTCGAGCGACCATCTTCGTGCACGCATATATGCTCGAGTATGTATATTTCTTCACGAACAATCCGAGGGGGAACGACcccgacgacgatgacgacgccGCTGAGATTCTCTCGATCTCTCTTAGCACCGAACACACTCGCTTTGTGTACACATCGCGTTCAGCCATTCATATTTGTAACGATCGATGCACACTTCACGGGCCGAATCCGGTTTACGGACGAGACGCTTTTCTCATCGGATTTTTCGACTATTCTCAATTCCGATCTCAAGTGAAAATTCCACGAGACTTTTCGACTCACGATAATAACTTGCTGGGAATTTTGGTGgtggaaaaacaaagaaaattatCGACCGAAATGCTCGACACGGGGAGCTtggaaaacattgaaatttgcTTCTGAATTGGGTTTTTCATTGGCAGCGAATTCGCTCTTCTTTAATCCAAGTTTATTCGAGTCCCCGTTGAAGGAGAGCTTTCCTCGAATAAGGACCGTGCGCAGCGTCTACAGTGTCACTACATGCGGCCAATTTAAAAACTTCTTGGTGCAATTTGAAGCAGGCGCACATGGGAATCATTACTTTTCGcattatttaacaaaataaaaattattatttttatcatgtctcgatcgagaaaatattgttgcattCGAGAGTGCTCTAATGCACAATTTCGACCCCGAGACGTTGAAGTATCagtaaaatttcattatttcccaGAGGGCGCAGCTCATTATCCATGGAAAAGTGAGAAACGGGCCAAATGGATCAAAAGGTTAAACCACTCTCAACTCATCCACTAAACTTTCTGTTTCGACGACATTTAAAACGTCACTCgattcaaacagtttttttccttttacctcatttttattttcaatgcgATCATTGTTGATCTTACAAAAACTGTATTTGATTActttaatcattatttttttccgaaaaattgattattttcaatgatatacatagtcaaaatatcatcagaaaaattgcatattCGGACACGAGAGAGCGCGCTCATCCACTGTAGTGCTGCTCTCCATAGCTCG
The window above is part of the Venturia canescens isolate UGA chromosome 5, ASM1945775v1, whole genome shotgun sequence genome. Proteins encoded here:
- the LOC122411592 gene encoding ubiquitin-conjugating enzyme E2 G1 isoform X1, whose translation is MSAKEVMTKNRAHFFSYIFRQPKLNDLAYALYDKILQLNKNPVEGFSAGLIDDNDIYRWEVLIIGPPDTLYEGGFFKAHLQFPKEYPLRPPRMKFITEIWHPNIEKNGDVCISILHEPGDDKWGYEKASERWLPVHTVETILISVISMLADPNDESPANVDAAKEWRESYTEFKRKVARCVRKSQEECL
- the LOC122411592 gene encoding ubiquitin-conjugating enzyme E2 G1 isoform X2; translation: MSEPQSALLLRKQLAELNKNPVEGFSAGLIDDNDIYRWEVLIIGPPDTLYEGGFFKAHLQFPKEYPLRPPRMKFITEIWHPNIEKNGDVCISILHEPGDDKWGYEKASERWLPVHTVETILISVISMLADPNDESPANVDAAKEWRESYTEFKRKVARCVRKSQEECL